The genomic stretch ACTAGGAAGGTAGAAGAGAAAATAAAGTGAATGAGTTGTTCAAGCATATGATAGCCCAAAGTGCATAAGTACTCATTGTAGCAGTTGAAATCACACATATTCCTCCAATAATGAGGAACATTAGAAAACAAGGCAACCATTTGGGACCTACATTGATGTGTACTCTTGACCTGTCTTCATTATTTTTTGTGTCTTCTCCCTCAATATTTATCCACCAAAGTTGATGTTGGTTGGTCAATGTTGCGTAGGACTACTTTCTATATTGTATGCACCTCACTCGCTCACATGCAACCTCACTGTGCCAGCTTTTGGCACCCTCCAATGGTTGGTGCTTTGTCCAAACCTTCGGTCCCAATTCCCTCTTTTGATTCTATTTCTCTGTGTTCGTTTCCACATCATGTCAGTCTCTTTGTAGATGTTAGGAGCAACACTACTTCGTGTTTCAAGAAGAGAAGCCTTTTGGTGATTGCTAATCTGTAAATTGAGTTAtcaagatttggatcttcaaattgattTTTAGTTTACAAGAATGAGTTTGTGTGAGGGAAGAAGATTTTTGACAATAGAAAGAAAGAATCGAAATTTTTATGGCTGTTCCTCTTTTGCTTCTACGTTAAGTCTCTTCCACTTCGATCACGAGCACAGTTTGGAGCTCCAGAGTGACTTTGACTCGGGAGAGAGACTCTGACAAGATGGCACGCTTTTAGAGACGATTAAGATGTGACGGACAACAGTAGCAAACCTTTggctcgatgcatggagatgaTGTCCCTAATGGATGAGTCTGTCTCAAACTCTTCGTATAATAAATAGCTTAAGACGCTATACCAATATATAAcacataattattatgaaaaaaaaattcatatataagTATAATCGATGATAATAATAGAATAGTATTAATCCAAAATCTAAATCCGATGAAATCAAAGTAGAAATTAGAAGATTATAATAAGTCATCATTTGTTATCATCGAGAGTCCATAAGAAATTATTTGTTTTGAATGAATTcgtatatttttatcatttggagtgaatctaaataattttttccAAAATTTAAAGATAACTATATCACTTATAAGATCTTAGTTCACCTACTCTAAAATTAAAAGGAGGGATCGTGAGACCTCGAGTCTCATTCTAGGAGCATTCGTTGATAAGTATGTTTAATCTTATATTACCTGGAGagtaagaaaattaaaattttataagcaTCTTGATCATACTCTATCATTTGTTTTTGGGCCTTACACAATGGATAAAATTATATGACCAAACCTAAAGCAAAAAATTCCTCACAAACTCTAACCGTCACGTCGATAATgaaaaataataacatattaGATTGTATTAAACTTGCCAAAATACTCACATATTTATAGGCCTAATATTAtactttaaattatgataaaattatcttatcttatcatatcatattcatgtttattttattatattaatcgTCATAATTGTTATTGTTCTTTAGTCCTAATTGGTAGTCttacatataaaaataaaaatagattaaATTACAATTTGACCTATTTTCCTTTCAATTATCAATTCACTCTAAGGATTGACTTGCCGCCCTCTTATTCATAAGGGTAGGCTAAATTACAGTTTGActaattttctttttgattttttgacTCATTGTTTCGTAATTCTTATTCATTTGTAAGGGTAAATTAAACTGTGTTTTTCTCACTTTCTTTTCAAACTTTGACACAATCTAAAAGATTATTATCAAACAatcacttgatttttttttaaatgttaaaatttaaaatcagATAAGTCCAAGTCAAATCGATCGTGATTAATGTACATGAGATCAAACACCATGTTAAACTCAATTTAATTGAATAGCAGATTGTATGACAAAAGATATATATACAAGAAGATTAGCTCAATGATAATTGAACAAAATGCCAATTAAGAGTTCTATACAACAAATATTTTTCATGGAACAATCACTTAAGTGAAATGACGTGCAAACTTCGACAACTTTATGGGCTCAATCTTGCAATATACAAAGATGAGATGTAAACACTAAGTTGTATGTAATTGATGGATGAACACTTCAAGTGACTTGAtgtgaaataaactaagggcccGATTTGGATCTTATTGTGGCCCAAAATTAGGTGTCGAACCCATCTAGATATTGTTCTTATACTAGTCTAGGAATGAGTAGTGCAATTTGATACATATATGAGTTCAAACCTCTGGATCTTAGCCTATCATTTAAGCTATAGAGTCCTTGATTTTGATTGATAAAGGTAGATATAAATCTCATCTGAGATCATTAATTTGTAATTTTCATGGAATATAACATCTTTTTATTCACTTCAATTATTAATTAGAGACATTTATCAGTGATAAAGTTCCAGAAAATTATTAGCTTAGAATATTTATTTTTGTCCAAAAACTATTatgtttttctcctttttcatCTCATATTCTACACCTCACTTACCAGCGTCACTCAATATCTATATCGATATCAACACAAAGTGGTGAAAGAGCTACTTGGCATCTACATCGGTAGTTCTTTTGTCGCTTGACAATCACATCGATGTCGACGTAGATGATAGTATTCATCGTAATGTTTACGATAAAGATGGTAATTGCCTTACTGCTGACTCATTGAGTGGATCGCTTGACCCAAAGCTAAGGTAATCGAAGCTCCTGTCACTCCCTCCGTTACCATGTCAATTTTGGCATGGGCATGAAAAAGGGGAGATGGGAGCTCGTCGAAAGAATTCTATTTGTCGCGATTATCATCGATCGGGAAGGAAAACTCTAAAAAGCTGATAGACAAGCAGTTACGTCGTTGTACATATCATCGACGTAGTTACTAAGCGACCCTCATCTCTCGTCACCATTTTCTTTATCCATAACAGTTACTTGCGGCTCCTAGCAATGCCATCGTCTGTCGCTACTGATGCTATCTGCCACCATTGATGTTATCCGTCACTACCAACTAAGACGTTAAaactatatttttatcttttattttcatattttcgttaataaaatcgataacattaggataaatagatttagatgtttttctttcataattatagatatgccaatgtaattttttaaaatataagaatcaaaatactaaaataattaattactaaGATAACATATAATTAGCTAAAAACAAATAGTGGCCCATGTAGTGTCCGCTCCTGTAATGCCTGCTTGCAAGTTGCAGCAATGTGGTGGGAGGAACATTAAAAGGAGCACTAGCAAATGCATTCTCCCATTCATTCATTGTAGGAGGAGCAACTACTATGAAATGCCACCAACCACCCCCAGTGAATGCCTTGATGCAGCTACCATCAGCTGTGGTGTTGAGTACTCATGTTCCACACTCATCATTCCTACACCTGCACTTTAGTCACTTTCAGCTCAATCTGGTTGTCCATGAAAAGATATCTTTCATGATGGGCTGTTATTTTTGTGGAGGGATATGTAGATTTGACTTTGTTGtcaattagagagagagagagagagagagagagagagagagagagttgcaccAACCCTGGCTAGCTTATCAAAAGCATGATCCTTCACCATGCACATGAATTGAGACAACACTAAGCTGGTCCTCGCTGTAGGGCACTTGGCATGAGAAGTTATTGATGCATTGTGTCCATTACCCTGTGGCCATCTTTGTGGCCACTCCTGGTGATTGGGAGTCTCTTATGTTCCTCCATTGTTTCTGCTCTAAGCCTCTTTCACTCTGTGTAAACTTGCACAGGTACATATATATAGAGTTCAAAATaagtatatacataatatatataatataaatatgatatatgTGGAGGATCATGATATGTGATATGATGTATCAAAATTTGCAAGGGCAAACTAAGCTATTTTTCTTTTGCAAGGATTGATATGTAAAAAgccttttatttgtttatttattctATAGGTATTTATGGGACCAATGAATAAGTTTCATATTACCTCCTTAGCTCTTCAAACACTCATCTGAATGGGTCAATGTCACAATTTGGATTGAAATGATATGTGAAATTAGGAGAGGATGTTGATGTATTATCAAGATGATAGATCAAATTAACTCAAGGATGAGGCATGAGAGGGTGAATCAATCACTATCCTAACCAAGTAGCTTTAGCTCTCAATTCCCACCCATTCAATCAAAATTCTAACTTGTCATTGGAGGGTGAGTACTATATCTTACAAAAGAAAATCCGAAAAATCATAGCCACCATCATTCATtcaaatatcattattatttaaaatttgattTACAGAGAATTGAGTACCAACAATTTTTATGAAACTGAAATCTAAAGCCACCTAAGTAAGCAAATATGAATTTTTATCCAGTTCAGGTATGTATTTAAGGTCAAGCTCACCCCATATCTGATTAAAGGGAATCCAACATTGTTTAAGTAGGCAAGAAATCTGATCCATTGCCTTACTAGTCgaatatgattctttttttttctttttttatcatgtACTCTTTGGTAAATTCtagtttattttatgctttattaAGTGTCTAATGGATGGTTGTGCAATCCAAATCTATGCATGGATGTTGAGAATTGTCAGATTTGTTCACTGATAATTAGGTAAACTAATCTTTCATGACAGTTATTAGCTGAGCCAAAGTAAGGTTGTCACAAGAATCATCACATATTTAGGTAAAAGTTGGTTGTTTGTTGATTATGACCACCACTAATGTCTCATTTATTCTCCAAGAAAAAAAGTCCACTGTCTTTTATTTCCATAGTAGAATTGTGATTTGATTCCTATTTTGTGCACTCTGTGTTTCCTCCCATTGTTATGAACTTATGATGTATAATTGGTCTTGTATTCCTTTTATGACCTTATTCTCTCTAGATCAAGGGGTTTGATACCCCTTCTCAAAAAAAAGGATAAGGAAAAAGACCTCATGGAGCATCTTAATGCCATATATATGGACAAAGAGCAAGAGTGATTTTGGTCTGATATGAAGTTGATCTTTCCATCAATTGGTCTTATAATTTCTTGGAACTCATAGAGCACTTCACTCAATTTTAGGAGTGGCAATTGGAGTTTGGCAAGACAATGGTTGATTGCAATGGCCACACAGTGTAGGAAATATTTCCCTACTTTCTACTTGTTTAAGTAATGTGCAACCATTATGGAAAAAAAGGCTACAATATGGTCAGTAGACAGGATTAATGCATCATTATCTTATGGCAAACTTCCCAAAAATTGTGACAAGATCATCAATGGAATTTAGAATCCTGAGCAAACCATGATATGATAATTTAGGTCCAAAGGATGATCAAGAATTGTTCCCCTAGGTTTTTTATCTTGGCTAATAATGCCTACATAATACAAGAGTTCTTGAACAAGGGACCTAATTTTCCAGTTGCTATCATTTATTACACCTAATCTTGACATGGAAATAAAAGCAAGGCAAACACTTGAAAGAACCACATGTTGATTGCAGACATGACAGCAGAAGGTTAGATGGTCCATAAATTCTTGGAGAAGATGACTCTCCTATTATATTCTATTACTGCATAATGCATGTGTGGAGAAGCTGGTGAGTACCAAAATATAGCTCAAAACAGGGCTTTGGTCTCATCACCTCCCATTAATTTAATATGCCTGGCCATTccctctcaatattatttaattaactaCTACAGATTAAAATATGGTTTTATCACAGCCTCTTTGGTTGCTTTTCTGTATCCAAATTGTGGATACAGAGTTTCTGGTGATCATCTGAAGTTAATCTCCACTTCTCTGCTTTAGAGATCATGAGCAAAGGCTTTTTCTTCATCTACatcaataagaagaagaagaagaagaggatatgGTGGTTGTGTTGTGTGATGTCAGTGGGTCACCAACCTCCAACCAACAACAACCTTCCCTTTCCAAATGCATTAAATCTGACAATGAAGACAATATATGATCAAGTTGGGTGGTGGTGAGGTAGGTTCCTCATGGACCCCCTCCTACTTGAATGATTGTTTGGTGCAGCATGCAAAGAGGGAATGCTTGAGTGGGGGCTTTTGCCCACCGGTGACTGAGGCAATCTAACCTTAACCGATATGATTGGCTATGAACATTTGGTTCATCAACATTTGTTCTTCTCCTCCCCTTCATTCCTATCCTAACAAATGATGCTAGTTTGATGTTTTGAACACAGATGATCAGTTTATTGCCCTTCTTCCAATGGTCTATAGAATCTAAGAACATGTTGGAGATCAGGACTTGCTTGGCAGCTGCATGCCTCACTGGTTTGTAGACCCAAATGGTAACACAAACAGATGAGCTGAGCGCAAGCTGGCCCTGATGCCGGCGTCGCAGCCTCGGCTGCTGGAGGTTTCGGAGAACCACCATGGAGGCTTATGGTGAGGTCGAGGTTGAGGTCGGGGCAGCGCTCTTCGTCCATGCTCGTGACACTGCTGTGCCCGTCCTCGGCCATGTCGTTCGGCTTCACGGCTTCGTCGGCTGCCATGGGAATGCCTTGCCGGTGAGAAGGAACGCTGCCGATGGGAAGGTGAGTCTTGGGGTCGAGCCCGCGACTGATGAGCTTGCGCTTGATgtgggtgttccagtagttcttgatctcgttgtccgtcCTCCCCGGTAGGCGCCCGGCGATCAGAGACCACCTGAAACCACAAGACATTGGCAGCGTAAGAAGGAGGACACGCAAGAGAAGtgtagcagcaacagcagcagctgaTACGTACTTGTTTCCGAGCAAGCCATGCAGCTTAATGATGAGCTCGTCGTCTTCCTCGGTGAAGTTGCCGCGCTTGAGGCCAGGCCGCAGGTAGTTGATCCACCGAAGGCGGCAGCTCTTGCCGCAACGAAGGAGACCTGAGAACCAAACCATCCATCAGCACCCAACTCCACCCTCTAACTCATAACCTGAGACGTTAGGACTCAACAGACCTGCAGCTTTGGGGAGCGACCTCCAGCATCCTTCGCCATGAGCCTTGATGTAGGCGACCAGCCGTTGGTCCTCTTCCTTCGTCCATGCTCCCTTGT from Musa acuminata AAA Group cultivar baxijiao chromosome BXJ1-3, Cavendish_Baxijiao_AAA, whole genome shotgun sequence encodes the following:
- the LOC103979122 gene encoding myb-related protein 308 encodes the protein MGRSPCCEKAHTNKGAWTKEEDQRLVAYIKAHGEGCWRSLPKAAGLLRCGKSCRLRWINYLRPGLKRGNFTEEDDELIIKLHGLLGNKWSLIAGRLPGRTDNEIKNYWNTHIKRKLISRGLDPKTHLPIGSVPSHRQGIPMAADEAVKPNDMAEDGHSSVTSMDEERCPDLNLDLTISLHGGSPKPPAAEAATPASGPACAQLICLCYHLGLQTSEACSCQASPDLQHVLRFYRPLEEGQ